Proteins encoded by one window of Chanos chanos chromosome 7, fChaCha1.1, whole genome shotgun sequence:
- the LOC115816192 gene encoding clusterin-like protein 1 — MAFVLLNSFMGSAAGKKVDDNDDEVLSAKGQQYVDEEIKRALFGVKHMKEVMDREENKHEQLIKTLKTSYEKKMGVEQLVQEAEQKLLEAEQDCHDRLRPMWEECRLCLEDRCRIFYTSTCRRSYTAFTVQVEEMFRRMASQLDQNQDLVFNQNLDILTENQNKTQQYQETEKHDQIQKSNQTHTIAGPGPSGLDQDLVWVKTSFGRIQVAVDSLYADSLALVSAMRRELGPAFYAAFTTEVQPGPPLLAGIAQTGAPQEGMDLSRALGSFVELGRSVLHEVSSAITEVFDEDEESIGEGPTQRGSGWLPAWAFPSKQLCRHLRRQASECRQLKSQCENCQEALLTECPTVPQFYTELGEITLLMNESRRQYEEFLQVIHTYTEDTRRWAESAMGKHAWITHIADGSTPPHIFSLIKVVLGNTGATVEVSVLDSPVLSVTVPAGLEESEPAFIQYIAQEALLAYKQTLSSSTLR; from the exons GTCTGCAGCAGGTAAAAAGGTTGACGATAACGACGATGAAG tattGTCTGCAAAAGGACAACAGTATGTGGATGAAGAGATTAAGAGAGCGCTGTTTGGAGTGAAACATATGAAAGAAGTgatggacagagaagagaataaaCATGAACAACTCATTAAGACTCTAAAAACCAGCTATGAGAAGAaaatg GGTGTAGAGCAACTGGTCCAGGAGGCGGAGCAGAAGCTGCTGGAGGCGGAGCAGGACTGCCATGATAGGCTGAGGCCAATGTGGGAGGAGTGTCGACTATGTCTGGAAGACAGGTGTAGGATATTCTACACGTCTACATGCCGACGGAGCTATACAGCCTTCACTGtacag GTTGAGGAGATGTTCCGAAGAATGGCATCCCAATTGGATCAAAATCAAGACCTGGTCTTCAACCAGAACCTGGACATCCTGACTGAAAATCAGAACAAGACCCAACAGTaccaagagacagaaaaacacgaCCAAATCCAGAAGTCTAACCAGACCCATACCATAGCTGGCCCCGGTCCCTCTGGTCTAGACCAGGACCTGGTTTGGGTAAAGACCTCTTTTGGCCGTATCCAGGTAGCAGTTGATTCTCTTTACGCCGACAGTCTGGCTCTGGTCTCAGCCATGAGGAGAGAGCTTGGTCCAGCTTTTTACGCTGCATTTACTACAGAGGTCCAGCCAGGACCCCCACTGCTTGCCGGCATTGCCCAGACAGGAGCCCCCCAAGAGGGCATGGACCTGAGCAGAGCCCTGGGTTCATTTGTGGAGTTGGGCCGCAGTGTCTTACATGAGGTCAGCTCAGCGATAACGGAAGtgtttgatgaagatgaagaaagcATAGGAGAAGGGCCAACACAGAGAG GTTCAGGCTGGTTGCCTGCCTGGGCGTTTCCAAGCAAACAGCTGTGCAGACATCTGCGCAGACAGGCGTCTGAGTGCAGACAGCTGAAGAGTCAGTGTGAGAACTGCCAGGAAGCCCTACTCACAG AGTGTCCCACAGTACCTCAATTTTACACAGAGCTGGGTGAGATCACCCTGCTGATGAACGAATCTCGTCGGCAGTATGAGGAGTTTCTGCAGGTCATTCATACGTACACCGAGGACACACGCCGCTGGGCAGAGAGCGCGATGGGCAAACATGCATGGATCACACACATCGCCGACGGATCTACTCCACCACACATCTTCAGTCTGATCAAG GTGGTTCTTGGCAATACGGGTGCGACGGTGGAGGTATCAGTGCTGGACTCTCCTGTCCTATCCGTCACTGTGCCGGCTGGCCTGGAGGAGTCTGAACCGGCTTTCATCCAGTACATTGCTCAAGAGGCTCTGCTggcatacaaacaaacactgtccaGCTCTACTCTCAGGtga